Proteins from one Methanobacteriaceae archaeon genomic window:
- a CDS encoding fumarate hydratase C-terminal domain-containing protein translates to MKHVKEFKTPLKDSDIVDLKVGDRLILGGTVFTGRDAALPRLVKLIKEGTSPIDLKGAVIMHTAVSPAGIAPTSSNKTEIENSIPPLSKAGVKMHIGKGALTDETIKALKKYKSVFLVTPPAAALLTSKMISSEVAAFPEEGMEALYRLEVVDFPAIVAVAHGESIY, encoded by the coding sequence ATGAAGCATGTCAAAGAATTCAAAACCCCCCTAAAAGATTCAGATATTGTGGATCTAAAAGTAGGGGACCGTTTAATTCTCGGTGGTACTGTCTTCACTGGTAGGGACGCCGCACTCCCACGTCTGGTGAAGCTTATAAAGGAAGGCACTAGTCCCATTGACCTGAAGGGGGCGGTGATTATGCACACTGCAGTAAGTCCGGCAGGCATAGCACCAACCAGCAGTAACAAAACTGAAATAGAAAACAGTATCCCTCCTCTATCAAAGGCTGGAGTTAAGATGCACATAGGGAAGGGTGCATTGACTGATGAAACCATAAAGGCACTTAAAAAATATAAATCTGTATTCTTAGTCACACCACCAGCCGCTGCACTTCTAACCAGTAAAATGATATCATCAGAAGTGGCTGCATTCCCTGAAGAAGGTATGGAGGCATTATATCGTTTGGAGGTTGTAGATTTCCCAGCTATTGTTGCAGTGGCTCATGGGGAATCTATTTATTGA